One genomic window of Gossypium hirsutum isolate 1008001.06 chromosome D11, Gossypium_hirsutum_v2.1, whole genome shotgun sequence includes the following:
- the LOC107912249 gene encoding peptide chain release factor 1, mitochondrial isoform X1, with protein MKRLSRGLIPCMNSLRQIQVAKSNPHPRNQRSFLLPAIPNIFLSFCRYYSTELQPQLSTDLLKIMEQRLVAIEHRSAFLENFMNQPEASPTEYSKANKELHKLRDSMDFINELRTKQKEIDSLRSLMAECPNDKDMLEMATEDLGKALEEEKRLQNLLLKLLLPRDDADERDCILEVRAGTGGEEASLFAMDVFKMYERYSQKKGWKFEVVDIAESDLKGYKEASAAISGAGVYGKLKFESGIHRVQRVPVTEKSGRIHTSAVSIAVLPQADEVDVRLRNEDLRIDTYRSGGSGGQHANTTNSAVRVTHFPTGITVTIQDERSQHMNKAKALKVLCAKLYEMERSRIQTSRSKLRSEQIGSGDRSERIRTYNFPQGRVTDHRVSITYHAIDDVMQGENLDVFVDALLLQQEMDAIATFSSDQ; from the exons ATGAAGAGACTCAGTCGAGGGCTTATTCCGTGCATGAATTCATTGAGGCAAATTCAAGTAGCAAAATCAAATCCCCATCCTCGTAATCAAAGATCATTTCTTTTACCCGCGATTCccaacatttttctttctttttgtcgCTATTATTCCACCG AGCTGCAACCTCAGCTTTCTACTGACCTCCTGAAAATAATGGAACAAAGATTAGTCGCTATTGAGCATAGGAGTGCTTTTCTCGAGAATTTCATGAACCAG CCAGAAGCCTCACCTACCGAGTATTCGAAGGCTAACAAAGAGCTTCATAAACTTAGGGACTCAATGGACTTCATAAATGAGCTGAGAACCAAACAGAAG GAGATTGATAGTTTGAGGTCATTGATGGCTGAATGCCCCAATGATAAAGACATGCTTGAGATGGCAACTGAGGATCTTGGTAAGGCTTTGGAAGAAGAGAAAAGACTGCAGAACTTGTTACTCAAGTTGTTACTTCCTAGAGATGATGCTGATGAGAGGGACTGCATTTTGGAGGTTAGAGCAG GAACTGGTGGGGAGGAGGCTTCTTTGTTTGCGATGGATGTGTTCAAAAT GTATGAGAGGTACTCACAGAAGAAGGGGTGGAAGTTTGAAGTGGTAGATATAGCAGAGTCTGATCTGAAAGGGTATAAG GAAGCTAGTGCAGCAATCTCAGGAGCTGGTGTTTATGGGAAACTTAAATTTGAGAGTGGAATTCACAGAGTTCAG CGTGTTCCTGTGACAGAGAAGTCTGGACGGATCCACACTAGTGCTGTATCAATTGCTGTTCTCCCTCAGGCTGATGAG GTAGATGTCCGGTTAAGGAATGAAGATTTGAGAATTGATACTTACAGGTCTGGTGGTTCTGGCGGTCAACATGCAAACACCACCAACAGTGCAGTTAGAGTCACACATTTTCCCACTGGTATAACAGTAACTATACAGGATGAACGATCCCAGCATATG AACAAAGCTAAGGCCCTTAAAGTACTGTGTGCAAAGCTGTATGAAATGGAGAGGTCCAGAATTCAGACAAGCCGATCAAAGCTTAGATCTGAACAG ATTGGTAGTGGAGATAGATCCGAGCGCATTCGAACCTATAACTTTCCTCAAGGGCGAGTCACCGATCATCGTGT